One Candidatus Planktophila limnetica DNA segment encodes these proteins:
- a CDS encoding excalibur calcium-binding domain-containing protein gives MKASRSLYTTALTLALAMNMLTAPAAQAFDLPLTIAPDQLSGYERTLFKHWIDADKDKCDTRKEVLIQEAVSIPKLSSGCVFNGGKWISAYDGLATTDYSTLDIDHMVPLSEAWRSGAWKWSPAQREAFANDLTDSRSLIAVTASLNRQKSDQDPSTWLPLVDKCTYVSNWIAIKVRYSLTVDTAEATALTTLVASCGITSITAFSIPAYAITAGITPITLVAPTPTVAPTPIATTEPTAVPKVKKAVKYSSCAKAKAAGVTPIIRSKNKTLYTLNKALDRDKDGVACE, from the coding sequence GTGAAAGCCTCAAGATCGCTCTACACAACTGCTTTAACTCTGGCATTAGCCATGAACATGCTCACCGCCCCCGCAGCGCAAGCATTTGATTTACCTTTAACAATAGCCCCTGATCAGTTATCTGGTTATGAACGCACTTTATTTAAACACTGGATCGATGCTGATAAAGACAAGTGTGATACGCGCAAAGAAGTTTTAATTCAAGAAGCGGTATCTATACCCAAACTCAGTAGCGGTTGTGTTTTTAATGGTGGCAAATGGATCAGTGCCTATGATGGATTAGCAACAACTGATTATTCAACTTTGGATATTGATCACATGGTTCCACTCTCTGAAGCATGGAGATCTGGCGCATGGAAATGGTCTCCTGCGCAACGTGAAGCATTTGCTAACGATTTAACTGATTCACGATCACTGATTGCAGTAACGGCATCACTTAATCGGCAGAAGAGTGATCAAGATCCAAGTACATGGTTGCCATTAGTTGATAAGTGCACATATGTTTCTAATTGGATCGCAATCAAAGTTCGCTATTCACTAACCGTTGATACTGCAGAAGCGACGGCACTCACAACACTTGTTGCTTCATGTGGCATCACATCTATAACAGCTTTCTCAATTCCCGCCTATGCAATCACTGCAGGAATTACACCCATAACTCTTGTTGCTCCAACTCCAACGGTGGCGCCAACACCGATTGCAACAACCGAGCCAACTGCTGTACCTAAAGTTAAGAAGGCTGTGAAGTATTCTTCGTGCGCGAAAGCAAAGGCAGCAGGAGTAACACCGATTATTCGTTCAAAAAATAAAACCTTATACACACTCAACAAGGCGCTGGATCGGGATAAAGACGGGGTTGCCTGCGAGTAG